In a single window of the Candidatus Rokuibacteriota bacterium genome:
- a CDS encoding ribosome maturation factor RimP — protein sequence MSDPAGRLERIETVLLPVVQAHGLSLVDADWRREGRRWVLRLFVDRSGGVTVGECQRLSHEAGDVLDVSGLIPEAYDLEVSSPGLDRELRKDRELAWAIGKEVRCWVREPVGGRTEFSGKLVGVTAAELRVEGAQGETSMLPRHLVTKARLVPVFPGRQVRQRP from the coding sequence GTGAGCGACCCGGCAGGCCGCCTCGAGCGCATCGAGACTGTCTTGCTCCCGGTGGTGCAGGCGCACGGGCTGTCCCTGGTGGATGCCGACTGGCGCAGGGAAGGCCGGCGATGGGTGCTCAGGCTGTTCGTGGACCGGTCCGGCGGTGTCACCGTCGGCGAGTGCCAGCGTCTCAGCCACGAGGCCGGGGACGTGCTGGACGTCTCGGGGCTGATCCCGGAGGCGTACGACTTGGAGGTGTCCTCGCCAGGGCTCGACCGCGAGCTGCGGAAGGACCGCGAGCTCGCCTGGGCCATCGGCAAGGAAGTGCGGTGCTGGGTGCGCGAGCCCGTGGGGGGGCGTACCGAGTTCTCCGGCAAGCTGGTGGGCGTCACAGCCGCGGAGCTGAGGGTGGAGGGCGCCCAGGGGGAGACGAGCATGCTGCCGCGCCACCTGGTGACCAAGGCGCGTCTCGTGCCCGTGTTCCCAGGCAGGCAGGTGCGGCAGAGGCCATGA
- a CDS encoding DUF503 domain-containing protein codes for MSAARVAVGTVEIHLPDVGSLKGKRHALKGLQEKLRQRFQISVAEVDHQDSWQRATLALACVSADSRHANEVISKALDFVEDNVDGYVMDVQVEIL; via the coding sequence ATGTCCGCCGCGCGCGTCGCGGTCGGCACGGTGGAGATCCACCTGCCCGACGTGGGCTCGCTGAAGGGCAAGCGGCACGCGCTGAAGGGGCTCCAGGAGAAGCTCCGGCAGCGGTTCCAGATCTCGGTGGCCGAAGTGGATCACCAGGATTCCTGGCAGCGCGCCACCCTGGCCCTGGCGTGTGTCTCTGCCGACTCTCGCCACGCCAACGAGGTCATCTCGAAGGCGCTCGACTTCGTCGAGGACAACGTGGACGGCTACGTGATGGACGTCCAGGTGGAGATTCTCTGA
- a CDS encoding bifunctional oligoribonuclease/PAP phosphatase NrnA: MTEPLSAPPPALLDVLARPAGQEALLLGHVHPDADVLGTLLGLGLALEGAGWPVTFAGPDPVPEVLGFLPGATRWEVWSAAPRTFDVIALTDCPDPFRTNGLLEQARATGARVLNIDHHPDNRRYGTVNWIDPSAAAAGEMIHDLLGALGLAITPEIALALFTALHTDTGSFRYSNTTARTFRIAAELTAAGAQPALVSDRLYQQRPPGTLHQLGQVLERLTVSDGGQVAWLTVPQGLVSESFMAAEDVVSYPRSLRGVRVALVFREEAPGVVKVSLRGKGEVRVNRIAARFGGGGHENAAGCSVAGTLDEAVAAVLGAVREALPSPAR; encoded by the coding sequence GTGACTGAGCCGCTCTCGGCGCCTCCCCCGGCCCTGCTCGACGTCCTGGCGCGTCCGGCCGGGCAGGAGGCGCTTCTGCTCGGACACGTGCATCCGGACGCCGACGTGCTGGGTACCCTCCTCGGGCTCGGCCTCGCGCTGGAAGGCGCGGGGTGGCCGGTCACCTTCGCCGGGCCGGATCCCGTTCCCGAGGTGCTCGGCTTCCTGCCGGGGGCCACCCGCTGGGAGGTGTGGAGCGCGGCGCCGCGCACCTTCGACGTCATCGCCCTCACGGACTGCCCGGACCCCTTCCGGACCAACGGGCTCCTCGAGCAGGCGCGCGCCACCGGGGCTCGAGTCCTCAACATCGATCACCACCCGGACAACCGGCGCTACGGGACGGTGAACTGGATCGACCCGTCCGCGGCGGCCGCCGGCGAGATGATCCACGATCTGCTCGGCGCGCTGGGGCTCGCCATCACGCCCGAGATCGCGCTGGCGCTCTTCACGGCCCTCCACACGGACACGGGCTCCTTCCGCTACTCCAACACGACGGCCCGCACCTTCCGCATCGCCGCCGAACTCACGGCCGCCGGGGCGCAGCCGGCCCTGGTGTCCGACCGCCTCTACCAGCAGCGCCCCCCGGGAACCCTCCACCAGCTCGGGCAGGTGCTCGAGCGGCTCACGGTCAGCGACGGCGGCCAGGTGGCGTGGCTCACGGTGCCGCAGGGGCTCGTCTCCGAGTCGTTCATGGCGGCCGAGGACGTGGTCAGCTACCCACGTTCGCTTCGCGGCGTCCGGGTCGCGCTGGTCTTCCGGGAGGAGGCTCCCGGTGTGGTCAAGGTGAGCCTGCGGGGCAAGGGGGAGGTCCGCGTGAACCGCATCGCGGCGCGCTTCGGCGGCGGAGGACACGAGAACGCGGCGGGCTGCAGCGTGGCGGGGACCCTCGACGAGGCGGTCGCCGCCGTGCTTGGTGCCGTGCGCGAAGCCCTTCCGTCCCCCGCGCGGTGA
- a CDS encoding (2Fe-2S) ferredoxin domain-containing protein — protein sequence MGQFERHVFVCTSGETCPTQGDVERYVQVLRAGVAAAGKRTEVRINKAGCFSQCGHGPMMIVYPENVWYAGVQEADLPEILESHILGGQPVARLVYAPGVAGPNKRPGAR from the coding sequence GTGGGGCAGTTCGAGCGCCACGTGTTCGTCTGCACCTCCGGGGAGACCTGCCCCACCCAGGGCGACGTGGAGCGGTACGTCCAGGTTCTGCGCGCGGGCGTGGCCGCGGCCGGGAAGCGGACGGAGGTCAGGATCAACAAGGCCGGGTGCTTCTCGCAATGCGGTCACGGCCCCATGATGATCGTCTATCCGGAGAACGTCTGGTACGCGGGGGTGCAGGAGGCTGACCTTCCGGAGATCCTCGAGTCCCACATCCTCGGGGGCCAGCCCGTCGCGCGGCTCGTCTACGCCCCTGGCGTGGCGGGCCCCAACAAGCGCCCGGGGGCCCGGTAG
- a CDS encoding bifunctional riboflavin kinase/FAD synthetase yields MRIVHGLASFPADLAPSVTALGAFDGIHLAHAKILATAVERARALGVTALACTFDPHPAAVLRPDRAPAPIASREENLSRMAETGLDATVVIPFTMEFSRLEAEPFVKAVLVDTLRVREVVVGFNHTFGRGARGTAALLHELGQRHGFLTHVVPPLQVEGLTVSSSAIREALRDGDLARARAFLGHPYTVRGPVLRGAGRGRRLGFPTANLRPDRALILPPGVYVAQATWSGGRVPALVNVGYRPTFGENEYWVEAYLLDFDGDLYDQTLTLGFVERIRDERKFESVEALRRQVAADIQAGRRIAEAWPSEAGDG; encoded by the coding sequence ATGCGGATCGTCCACGGCCTGGCGTCCTTCCCGGCTGATCTCGCGCCCTCGGTCACGGCCCTCGGCGCCTTCGACGGCATCCACCTGGCCCACGCCAAGATCCTTGCCACGGCCGTGGAGCGCGCGCGCGCGCTCGGCGTCACGGCGCTCGCGTGCACCTTCGATCCCCACCCGGCGGCGGTGCTGCGCCCGGACCGCGCGCCGGCCCCGATCGCGAGCCGCGAGGAGAACCTGTCGCGGATGGCGGAGACGGGGTTGGACGCCACTGTGGTCATCCCGTTCACCATGGAGTTCTCGCGGCTCGAGGCCGAGCCCTTCGTCAAGGCGGTGCTCGTGGACACGCTGCGGGTCCGGGAGGTGGTTGTGGGATTCAACCACACCTTCGGGCGGGGGGCCCGCGGGACGGCCGCGCTGCTGCACGAGCTGGGCCAGCGGCATGGCTTCCTCACGCACGTCGTGCCCCCGCTCCAGGTCGAAGGGCTCACCGTCTCCTCGAGTGCTATTCGGGAGGCGCTCCGTGACGGAGATCTGGCGCGCGCGCGCGCGTTCCTGGGCCATCCCTACACGGTGCGGGGTCCCGTGTTGCGGGGGGCCGGGCGCGGGCGACGGCTGGGCTTTCCCACGGCGAACCTGAGGCCCGACCGCGCGCTCATCCTGCCGCCCGGAGTCTACGTCGCCCAGGCCACCTGGTCCGGCGGGCGCGTGCCGGCCCTCGTCAACGTCGGATACCGTCCGACCTTCGGCGAGAACGAGTACTGGGTGGAGGCGTACCTCCTCGACTTCGACGGCGACCTCTACGACCAAACGCTCACGCTCGGCTTCGTGGAGCGGATCAGAGACGAGCGGAAGTTCGAGAGCGTGGAGGCGCTCAGGCGGCAGGTGGCGGCCGATATCCAGGCCGGTCGGCGGATCGCCGAGGCGTGGCCCTCGGAGGCCGGTGACGGCTGA
- the truB gene encoding tRNA pseudouridine(55) synthase TruB, with product MSHAQRSGVLSVEKWRGVTSFQVVAHLRRLLRAPKVGHGGTLDPDATGVLPILIGEATKLTPYLVELDKEYLATVTLGLVTDTQDAAGTVLETRAVPPLTEAQLRQALEGFVGEIAQVPPMYSALHHGGRRLHEIARAGGEVERRPRRVRVHAITLESLALPHFTMRVHCGKGTYVRTLAADVGEALGCGGALSALVRTRVGPYDLAAAVPCTEVREARDGTRLWERLLPVDSPIQGFPAITLAAAVVPAFLHGQAVPVPGAAEGLLRAFSPDGAFLGLGLGRGGDVKPERLLHADRPRPGVLPG from the coding sequence GTGAGCCACGCGCAGCGCTCCGGCGTGCTGTCGGTGGAGAAGTGGCGCGGCGTCACCTCGTTCCAGGTCGTCGCCCATCTCCGCCGCCTCCTCCGGGCTCCGAAGGTCGGCCACGGCGGCACGCTGGATCCCGACGCGACGGGCGTCCTGCCCATCCTGATCGGCGAGGCCACCAAGCTCACCCCGTACCTGGTGGAGCTCGACAAGGAGTACCTCGCCACCGTCACGCTCGGCCTCGTCACCGACACCCAGGACGCCGCGGGCACCGTCCTCGAAACGCGCGCGGTGCCGCCGCTGACGGAGGCGCAGCTCCGACAGGCGCTCGAGGGGTTCGTCGGGGAGATCGCGCAAGTGCCGCCCATGTACTCGGCCCTGCACCACGGCGGCAGGCGCCTCCACGAGATCGCCCGGGCGGGCGGCGAGGTGGAGCGCCGGCCCCGCCGGGTCAGGGTGCACGCCATCACGCTCGAGTCGCTGGCCCTCCCCCACTTTACCATGCGCGTCCACTGCGGCAAGGGCACCTATGTCCGGACGCTCGCCGCCGATGTCGGGGAAGCGCTGGGGTGCGGGGGCGCTCTGTCGGCGCTGGTGCGGACCCGCGTGGGACCGTACGACCTCGCGGCGGCCGTGCCGTGCACCGAGGTGCGGGAGGCCCGGGACGGCACCCGGCTCTGGGAACGCCTGCTCCCGGTGGATTCACCGATCCAGGGGTTCCCGGCGATCACGCTGGCGGCCGCCGTCGTGCCGGCCTTCCTCCACGGGCAGGCTGTGCCGGTTCCGGGCGCCGCCGAGGGCCTGCTGCGCGCGTTTTCTCCCGATGGAGCGTTCCTCGGTCTCGGGCTCGGCCGCGGCGGCGACGTCAAGCCCGAGAGACTCCTCCATGCGGATCGTCCACGGCCTGGCGTCCTTCCCGGCTGA
- the rseP gene encoding RIP metalloprotease RseP produces the protein MTTLLAFVVVIGVLILIHELGHFIVARLCGVGVERFSIGFGPVLWRIKGKETEYCLSAVPMGGYVKMMGDDENPLEGGKGELVDPAKSFHLKPLVARFGIVFAGPGMNFVLAAVIFAVVFMVVGRPVFPAVLGRVAEDGPAARAGLRLGERMVAVDGQRVQYWHEVLRVVQDGAGRPMALTVAGPGGERTVTLTPSRVTTRDLFGDERQAWDLGARPFTPATIGDVIAGYPAAKAGLRPGDTVTAAEGKPVLSWDDLAETIYKRAGQSTRLEVRRGQETLAVSVVPAAVKDRGPDGKEVEVGRIGISPAPTGVHLRSNPLVAVWEGVSRTAEVTALTAVGLYKIVLGQIDRSNIGGPIQIAVAAGEQARQGLPSLAFFTAVISVNLALLNLLPVPMLDGGHLLFFACEAVLGRPLSLRKREVAQQVGFALLMLLMVFAVYNDLARIDVFKFFR, from the coding sequence ATGACGACGCTCCTGGCGTTCGTGGTGGTGATCGGGGTCCTGATTCTGATCCACGAGCTCGGTCACTTCATCGTGGCACGGCTCTGCGGCGTGGGGGTGGAGCGCTTCTCCATCGGGTTCGGTCCGGTGCTCTGGCGCATCAAGGGCAAGGAGACCGAGTACTGCCTCTCCGCCGTCCCCATGGGCGGCTACGTGAAGATGATGGGGGACGACGAGAACCCGCTGGAGGGCGGCAAGGGGGAGCTGGTCGACCCCGCCAAGTCCTTCCACCTGAAGCCGCTGGTCGCGCGCTTCGGCATCGTGTTCGCGGGACCTGGCATGAACTTCGTGCTGGCGGCGGTGATCTTCGCCGTGGTGTTCATGGTGGTCGGACGGCCCGTCTTCCCCGCCGTGCTCGGGCGCGTGGCCGAGGACGGGCCCGCCGCGCGGGCCGGGCTCCGGCTCGGAGAACGCATGGTGGCCGTGGACGGCCAGCGGGTGCAGTACTGGCACGAGGTGCTGCGCGTGGTCCAGGACGGAGCCGGGCGCCCCATGGCCCTCACGGTTGCGGGCCCCGGCGGCGAGCGAACGGTCACGCTGACGCCCTCGCGCGTCACCACCCGCGACCTGTTCGGGGACGAGCGTCAGGCGTGGGATCTCGGGGCTCGCCCCTTCACGCCCGCCACCATCGGCGATGTGATCGCCGGCTACCCGGCCGCCAAGGCCGGCCTCAGACCGGGCGACACCGTGACCGCCGCCGAGGGAAAGCCGGTCCTGTCCTGGGACGATCTGGCCGAGACGATCTACAAGCGGGCGGGCCAGTCCACACGGCTCGAGGTACGCCGCGGCCAGGAGACCCTCGCGGTCTCGGTCGTGCCGGCCGCCGTCAAGGATCGCGGCCCCGACGGCAAGGAGGTGGAGGTCGGACGCATCGGAATCTCCCCGGCGCCCACGGGGGTCCACCTGCGCTCCAACCCCCTGGTGGCGGTCTGGGAGGGCGTGAGCCGCACCGCCGAGGTGACCGCGCTGACGGCGGTGGGGCTCTACAAGATCGTCCTGGGCCAGATCGACCGCTCCAACATCGGCGGCCCGATCCAGATCGCGGTGGCGGCCGGCGAGCAGGCGCGCCAGGGGCTGCCGAGCCTGGCGTTCTTCACCGCGGTGATCAGCGTCAACCTGGCGCTGCTGAACCTCCTGCCGGTGCCCATGCTCGACGGCGGACACCTGCTCTTCTTCGCGTGCGAAGCGGTCCTGGGACGCCCGCTGTCCCTGCGCAAGCGGGAGGTGGCGCAACAGGTGGGCTTCGCCCTGCTCATGCTCCTGATGGTGTTCGCGGTGTACAACGACCTGGCGCGCATCGATGTCTTCAAGTTCTTCCGCTGA
- the nusA gene encoding transcription termination/antitermination protein NusA: MINKELIYVIQQIGNEKGIGTEVLFEALESALLSASKKTMGLGDNVRMHLNRQTGALQVFARKKVVEEVSDPRLEISLAEAGRLNSDARLDDELELELPHQEFGRIAAQTAKQVILQRVRDAERDAIYSEFIDKEGKIVRGLVHRIEKRNVMVELGKAEGVITEREQIPGERHNPGDRVRAYVLEVKKTAKGPQIMLSRTHPGLLARLFEAEIPEIAEGIVQVRAAAREPGERAKVAVASTKRDVDPIGACVGLRGTRIQVISRELRGEKIDIVEWSPEPATFVGRALSPAKVASVTVGDLEEEGDQRSVLVVVPDNQLSLAIGKRGQNARLAAKLTGLRVDIKSESEVEEDRRREEEERVQGREALAELAGVGPQLVERLAEAGLYSPARIVRGGLGALEALPGVGEKKAASLLAAATEWVDQHPPPPPASEGGEVAGDETRDAEAARQAVVESGAAGSADDDARKDASRASAG, from the coding sequence ATGATCAACAAAGAGCTCATCTACGTGATCCAGCAGATCGGCAACGAGAAGGGGATCGGGACCGAGGTCCTCTTCGAGGCGCTGGAGTCTGCCCTCCTGTCGGCGTCGAAGAAGACCATGGGTCTGGGCGACAACGTGCGCATGCACCTGAATCGACAGACGGGTGCGCTCCAGGTGTTTGCTCGGAAGAAGGTCGTCGAGGAGGTTTCCGACCCGCGGCTCGAGATCAGCCTGGCCGAGGCCGGGCGGCTGAACAGCGACGCTCGCCTGGACGACGAGCTGGAGCTCGAGCTGCCGCACCAGGAGTTCGGCCGCATCGCGGCGCAGACGGCCAAGCAGGTGATCCTCCAGCGGGTCCGCGACGCCGAGCGCGACGCGATCTACTCGGAGTTCATCGACAAGGAAGGCAAGATCGTCCGCGGCCTTGTGCACCGCATCGAGAAGCGCAATGTCATGGTCGAGCTGGGCAAGGCCGAGGGCGTGATCACGGAGCGCGAGCAGATCCCCGGGGAGCGCCACAACCCCGGAGACCGGGTGCGGGCCTATGTGCTGGAGGTCAAGAAGACGGCCAAGGGCCCGCAGATCATGCTCTCGCGGACCCACCCGGGGCTCCTGGCACGGCTCTTCGAGGCCGAGATCCCGGAGATCGCCGAGGGAATCGTGCAGGTGCGGGCAGCGGCACGGGAGCCGGGGGAGCGGGCAAAGGTGGCCGTGGCCTCCACCAAGCGCGACGTGGATCCTATCGGGGCCTGCGTGGGGCTTCGCGGCACGCGGATCCAGGTCATCAGTCGGGAGCTGCGAGGCGAGAAGATCGACATCGTGGAGTGGTCGCCCGAGCCGGCCACGTTCGTCGGCAGGGCCCTCTCCCCGGCCAAGGTGGCGTCGGTGACGGTGGGCGACCTCGAGGAGGAGGGGGACCAGCGCTCGGTCCTGGTAGTGGTGCCGGACAACCAGCTCTCGCTGGCCATCGGCAAGCGGGGCCAGAACGCGCGGCTCGCTGCCAAGCTGACGGGCCTCAGGGTGGACATCAAGAGCGAGAGCGAGGTGGAGGAGGACCGGCGGCGCGAGGAGGAGGAGCGGGTCCAGGGCAGGGAGGCCCTGGCCGAGCTCGCCGGGGTGGGTCCTCAGCTCGTGGAGCGGCTTGCAGAGGCGGGGCTCTACTCGCCTGCGCGCATCGTGCGGGGGGGGCTCGGCGCTCTCGAGGCCCTGCCCGGGGTCGGCGAGAAGAAGGCCGCCAGCCTGCTCGCGGCTGCCACCGAGTGGGTCGACCAGCACCCACCGCCGCCGCCGGCCTCCGAGGGCGGCGAGGTCGCCGGAGATGAGACGCGCGACGCCGAGGCCGCCCGGCAGGCGGTTGTTGAGAGTGGTGCGGCGGGATCGGCCGATGACGATGCGCGGAAGGATGCCTCGCGAGCCTCAGCGGGGTGA
- the rpsO gene encoding 30S ribosomal protein S15 — MRLSTDRKKSLIEQFKVHDGDTGSPEVQIALLSERISSLTDHFKTHQKDHHSRRGLLMLIGKRRGLLEYLRKKDVERYRALTERLGIRK; from the coding sequence ATGCGCCTGTCCACCGACAGGAAGAAGAGCCTCATCGAGCAGTTCAAGGTTCACGATGGGGACACGGGCTCACCTGAAGTTCAGATCGCTCTTCTCTCCGAGCGCATCAGCAGCCTCACCGACCACTTCAAGACCCACCAGAAGGACCACCACTCCCGGCGCGGACTGCTGATGCTGATCGGAAAGCGCCGAGGGCTCCTGGAGTACCTCCGCAAGAAGGACGTGGAGCGGTACCGCGCCCTGACCGAGAGGCTCGGGATCCGCAAGTGA
- a CDS encoding YlxR family protein, protein MPREPQRGESGPERTCLGCRQVRPKKMLIRLVRGADGRVRAEAAGMGRGAYVCPTEECLKQALREGRLGHAFKRPTELPAGGPAEVCAAPGDLTRGKEGDRLWQDA, encoded by the coding sequence ATGCCTCGCGAGCCTCAGCGGGGTGAGTCGGGGCCGGAGCGCACCTGTCTCGGATGCCGGCAGGTTCGACCCAAGAAGATGCTCATCCGGCTGGTTCGAGGAGCAGACGGGCGCGTGCGGGCGGAGGCAGCGGGGATGGGACGCGGCGCCTATGTGTGCCCGACGGAGGAGTGCCTGAAGCAGGCGCTCAGAGAGGGCCGGCTCGGGCACGCGTTCAAGCGGCCGACCGAGCTTCCTGCTGGCGGTCCGGCGGAGGTGTGCGCGGCCCCAGGTGATCTGACCCGGGGCAAGGAGGGAGACAGGCTGTGGCAGGACGCGTAA
- a CDS encoding proline--tRNA ligase: MRWHRSLIPTLREDPADAEAISHRLMVRAGLVRQLAAGIYVYLPAGLRVLNKVTAIIREEMNAIGGQELTMPVLHPAEIWQQSGRWEAIGGEMFRLKDRNQRDMCLGMTHEEVVAWLAAREIRSYRDLPQVWYQIQTKERDEARPRSGVLRTREFLMKDSYTLDPDPAALDKSYNDHKAAYCRIFDRCGIRYAVVDSDPGMMGGAGSHEFMAPSAAGEDEVALCGSCGYAANVELARGLPAPVPAPAWTLGEVATPEARTIAEVCALLGIEPALTIKSLVFMGPEGPVLALVRGDHALHERKLARALRGEARPAQAGEVREHLGVPAGFVGPVKVSGVARIVADESLRQGSYLAGANREGFHLTGVVAGRDFQCEWADLQAVLPGEACPSCGAPLRVERVIEVGNIFKLGTKYSVPLGAVYLDEQGREHPIVMGSYGIGPARIAAAAVEQRHDADGIVWPWSIAPFQVHLIPVASRDLAQAAAAEDVYRELVAAGFEVLMDDRDERAGVKFKDADLLGVPIRVTVGQGFVREGLVEIRERASRRERKVPRAEVLATLRVVAGEVSRG, encoded by the coding sequence ATGCGCTGGCACCGATCGCTCATTCCCACGCTCCGGGAAGATCCGGCCGACGCCGAGGCCATCAGCCACCGCCTCATGGTGCGGGCGGGGCTGGTGCGGCAGCTGGCCGCCGGCATCTACGTGTACCTGCCCGCCGGCCTGCGCGTGCTGAACAAGGTCACCGCCATCATCCGCGAGGAGATGAACGCCATCGGGGGGCAGGAGCTGACCATGCCGGTGCTCCACCCGGCGGAGATCTGGCAGCAATCGGGCCGCTGGGAGGCCATCGGCGGGGAGATGTTCCGGCTCAAGGACCGCAACCAGCGGGACATGTGTCTCGGCATGACTCACGAGGAGGTCGTGGCGTGGCTCGCGGCGCGCGAGATCCGCTCTTACCGGGATCTCCCTCAGGTCTGGTACCAGATCCAGACGAAGGAGCGCGACGAGGCCCGGCCCCGATCGGGCGTGCTGCGGACCCGCGAGTTCCTCATGAAGGACTCCTATACCCTCGATCCCGACCCAGCGGCGCTGGACAAGTCCTACAACGACCACAAGGCTGCGTACTGCCGCATCTTCGACCGCTGCGGCATCCGGTACGCCGTGGTGGACTCGGACCCCGGCATGATGGGGGGGGCGGGCTCGCATGAGTTCATGGCGCCGAGCGCGGCCGGCGAGGACGAGGTCGCGCTCTGCGGGTCCTGTGGCTACGCGGCCAACGTGGAGCTTGCCCGCGGCCTGCCGGCGCCGGTGCCGGCGCCGGCCTGGACGCTCGGGGAGGTCGCCACGCCCGAGGCGCGGACCATTGCCGAGGTCTGCGCGCTGCTGGGCATCGAACCGGCGCTGACGATCAAGTCCCTGGTCTTCATGGGGCCCGAGGGGCCGGTGCTGGCCCTCGTGCGGGGCGACCACGCGCTGCACGAGCGCAAGCTGGCGCGCGCGCTCCGTGGGGAGGCCCGTCCGGCCCAGGCCGGAGAGGTGCGGGAGCACCTGGGGGTCCCGGCGGGCTTCGTCGGGCCTGTCAAGGTCAGCGGTGTCGCCCGCATCGTGGCCGACGAGTCGCTCCGGCAGGGATCGTACCTGGCCGGCGCCAACCGGGAGGGCTTCCACCTCACCGGCGTCGTGGCGGGCCGCGACTTCCAGTGCGAGTGGGCGGACCTGCAGGCTGTCCTGCCGGGCGAGGCGTGCCCGTCGTGCGGCGCCCCGCTCCGGGTGGAGCGGGTCATCGAGGTCGGCAACATCTTCAAGCTGGGCACGAAGTACTCCGTCCCCCTGGGGGCCGTCTATCTCGACGAGCAAGGCCGGGAGCACCCCATCGTCATGGGCTCCTACGGCATCGGGCCGGCGCGCATCGCCGCAGCGGCCGTCGAGCAGCGCCATGACGCCGACGGCATCGTCTGGCCGTGGAGCATCGCGCCCTTCCAGGTCCACCTGATTCCCGTGGCCTCCCGCGACCTGGCCCAGGCCGCGGCTGCCGAGGATGTCTACCGGGAGCTGGTGGCGGCGGGATTCGAGGTGCTGATGGACGACCGCGACGAGCGCGCCGGCGTGAAGTTCAAGGATGCTGATCTGCTGGGCGTGCCGATCCGGGTGACCGTGGGACAGGGGTTCGTCAGGGAGGGGCTAGTGGAGATCCGCGAGCGCGCCAGTCGGCGGGAGCGGAAGGTGCCGCGCGCGGAGGTGCTGGCAACCCTCCGGGTGGTCGCTGGAGAGGTATCCCGAGGCTGA
- the ispG gene encoding flavodoxin-dependent (E)-4-hydroxy-3-methylbut-2-enyl-diphosphate synthase, translating into MFERRKTRQIQLGGLRVGGDAPVTVQSMTKTDTRDVQATLLQIWALEAAGCDIVRCAVPVKEAAEKLGEIRRQIRIPLVADIHFNYRLALMALAQGVDGLRLNPGNIGGKPIVMEVVAAAKERRIPIRIGVNGGSLEKDLLARHGGATAQGIVESALRHIRILEDCNYPEMKISLKASDPAMMIEAYRLLADQVEYPFHLGVTEAGTPGVGTIKSAVGIGTLLAEGIGDTIRVSLSADPTEEVRVGIDILKALGLRQGGLTFVACPSCGRADVDLVSLARQVEEEFRGLDEEIHIAVMGCEVNGPGEARAADIGVAGGRGIGLIFREGQVIRKVPEAEIVAAMREEVDRFLAERRAAHPAGG; encoded by the coding sequence ATGTTCGAACGGCGCAAGACCAGGCAGATCCAGCTGGGCGGGCTCAGGGTGGGGGGCGACGCCCCCGTCACCGTCCAGTCCATGACCAAGACCGACACCCGCGACGTCCAGGCCACGCTGCTCCAGATCTGGGCGCTAGAGGCCGCCGGCTGCGACATCGTCCGCTGCGCCGTGCCGGTCAAGGAGGCGGCGGAGAAGCTGGGTGAGATCCGACGGCAGATCCGCATCCCGCTCGTCGCCGACATCCACTTCAACTACCGGCTCGCGCTCATGGCGCTCGCCCAGGGTGTGGACGGGCTTCGGCTCAACCCCGGCAACATCGGGGGCAAGCCGATCGTGATGGAGGTGGTCGCCGCTGCCAAGGAACGGAGGATCCCCATCCGCATTGGCGTCAACGGAGGCTCTCTCGAGAAGGACCTCCTGGCCCGGCACGGTGGGGCCACGGCCCAGGGCATCGTGGAGTCCGCCCTCCGGCACATCCGCATCCTGGAGGACTGCAACTACCCCGAGATGAAGATCTCCCTGAAGGCCTCCGACCCGGCCATGATGATCGAGGCCTACCGGCTGCTGGCCGACCAGGTGGAGTACCCCTTCCACCTCGGGGTCACGGAGGCGGGGACGCCGGGGGTGGGCACCATCAAGTCCGCCGTGGGCATCGGCACGCTCCTGGCCGAGGGGATCGGCGACACGATCCGGGTCTCCCTGTCTGCCGACCCGACCGAGGAGGTGCGGGTCGGCATCGACATCCTCAAGGCGCTCGGCCTGCGTCAGGGCGGGCTCACCTTCGTGGCCTGCCCGTCGTGCGGGCGCGCGGACGTGGACCTCGTGAGCCTGGCGCGCCAGGTGGAGGAGGAGTTCAGAGGGCTCGACGAGGAGATCCACATCGCCGTGATGGGGTGCGAGGTCAACGGCCCCGGGGAGGCGCGTGCCGCCGATATCGGCGTGGCAGGAGGGCGCGGCATCGGGCTCATCTTCCGGGAGGGCCAGGTGATCCGGAAGGTGCCGGAGGCGGAGATCGTGGCGGCCATGCGCGAGGAAGTGGACCGCTTCCTGGCCGAACGCCGCGCGGCGCATCCCGCCGGCGGGTAG
- the rbfA gene encoding 30S ribosome-binding factor RbfA, protein MQGKRLERVNQLVKEEISTLLQRELKDPRLGFVTVTEVDVTPDLKQAKVYVSVLGTEQQWVSSFKALESARGFVWSWLRKHLALRVTPELVFRPDRSMEHAARMQALLAGLQREAAPEREGE, encoded by the coding sequence GTGCAAGGCAAACGATTGGAACGCGTGAACCAGCTCGTGAAGGAGGAGATCTCGACGCTCCTGCAGCGCGAGTTGAAGGACCCGCGCCTCGGCTTCGTCACGGTGACCGAGGTGGATGTCACCCCGGACCTCAAGCAGGCCAAGGTGTACGTCTCCGTCCTCGGCACGGAGCAGCAGTGGGTGTCCTCCTTCAAGGCTCTCGAGAGCGCGCGGGGCTTCGTGTGGAGCTGGCTGCGGAAGCACCTGGCCCTCCGGGTGACGCCCGAGCTGGTCTTCCGCCCCGACCGCTCCATGGAGCATGCCGCCCGCATGCAGGCCCTCCTGGCGGGCCTCCAGCGGGAGGCGGCGCCGGAGCGTGAGGGGGAATGA